CCTTCCCAATCGAAAGACTATGGGGAAGCAAAACCCTTACTGCGCAGCTCGTCTCGGGAAAGAGGCCCAGAAAACTGGCACCGACCTGCGTGGAGGCCAAACGCCCAAATGGTAAGTTCTCGGTGGTAAGGGAGCGTTAGCAGACTGCCTTCCGGCTAATATTGTGTAGGGACCAGGAGCTCCGCTTTACCGTGCATGAATCCCCCGACTACTTCCGATTGAAGCTTTCCGtcttcaacgacgacaaACGAACCGACATGATTGGCGAGACTTGGATTGATTTGCAAGACCTCATTATACCCGGAGGCAGCCAGAGTGACCAATGGCACACTCTGCAGTTCCGTGGAAAATACGCTGGCGAGATCCGCCTCGAGATGACTTATTACGATACCCGgcccgaggatgaggccgtCATCGAAAGGAGGACGCAGGGCACGGAGAGGGCTGTCAAGAATACCAGCGGTAGCAGTAGGAGTACTATGCCCGTTGCTCCGTCATCATCGCTCTCGGGACCGCGTCAGCTGAAAGAGGTCAAACGTCGCCCTTTACCCACCGACCCTACTGGGTCTGCTGCACCGCGCCCCGCACCCGAGAAAGCATACTCCTCTCCAGCACCTTTGCCTGCCTCGCATGCACCTCGACCATACGATGGAGTTCCCACTCCTCCGTCCAGCTCTGGTATGGACTATGCTCACCAGCCTCGACCGATGGCACCCCCGGTTGGCCAATATGATGCACCCTACGGTTTGCCGTCGCCAGCCACGCGTCCACGGACGTACGAAACACCGGACGACTTCCAACGAGACTGGAGtgctccggctccggctccggctccggttTCAGCTCCGGTTTCAGCTCCGGCCCGTCGTCCAGCACAGGGTTACCCGCAGGAGCAACATTATCCTTCGCGAGCAGAGCAGGATTATTATGCCAGACCACGTTCTGGCTACGACAACGCTCCACCTGCGGATTACCGATCTATGAGACAAGACTTACAAGCAGGTCGACAGGATGCCTACCAGGAACCCGATATGTATGCACCGGTTCATGAACCCCCACGGCCAAACAGCCGCCATTACAACCAGCCGTATCTGTCTCAGGACCAATACGTGTATGGTGCAGAAGAGGCTCTGGTTCCTCGTTACAATCAAGCTTCCAATAGCATGTCTGGGCGCCACCACCGCCTAGAGTACCCCCAGGAAAGCGAGACGGATCGCTATCGTCCACATAGCAACTCACAGCCCAGGCGAGGCCGTGACTACCACGCGGAATATGCAGCCATGCAACCACgcgtggaagatgaagatgaagatggaccaccacctcccccgcCCGTTCATCGGTCAGGATTGGTTCAAGCTAGCCAACAGTTAGTACCGTCACCAACTCCTTCGTACAAAGCTTACTCCCCAGAGTACGGCCCTCGAACGACCCAAGAGATGGACAACCCCCAGCCTACGGAGCTGATGATCGGGGAGGACAAGTTCCCCGACCTCCCCCCCATTACGAACGGCCCATCCATGCCACCCAGCCTGGTCGCTGGACTTGACCCGACGGTCGCAGACGCGGAGACTGATCGGGCTGTGAACGAGATGCAGGCCCGGAGACGCAGCGGCATCTTCGAGGAAGACCTCCCCATTAGCCGCAGCCGCGAACCCTCCCCTATAATGCCGCCTTATCCGACAGATATCGCTCTCGCGGAAGACCATCGTCGATCACTCGTCAGCCGAAAGTCGATAAATTCTGAAAGTCCCAGTAATCAACTGGTGCTCCGAAAATCGATCAGCCCCAGGCCACCTACTTCTAGAAGTCGCGGTAGCTCTCAGATCTCCGGCTCACAGATCCCGTTTTCTCCGGATTCTTTTGATTCATATAACCCGAACGCAGCCCGTGCTGCTATAAGAAAAGACCCGGCACCGGCGTACAAGTCTCCGTCAGAAGCTATGGAAGCAGCGAGAAGGAGTGAGGCTGCGGCAGGCCGGGAAGACGGCCCTATTATTGGTGACGACGGCCGTGAAATCGACCCGTCTGACCATCTGCCCTCGGACACGTGGGCGCCGGAACCAGACCGAAAGCCGCGAAAACCTGGTGTTATCGTCCGCTTTCGCAATGCGCCTACTACTAAGATAGCGGCTCGATCTAGCCCTCCAGCGCCCTCCAAGGAGTACACCGTTCGTCCGATGTCATCATACATATCGAGTACAGACCTAAATCGAACATCACCACGAGCTGATTACAGTCGCGGACGGCCAGGATACGGCGGAAGCCCCGGTGCTGGGCATGGACGGACATATAGCACACCATCCccgcagccacagcaacGTCGAAAGTCAGtatcgccctcgccatcgccgatgTATGCCCCTGCGCCCAGCATTGGCCCACCAATTCCTGCAAAGGTGCCCATTGGAGCGCCGTCAGGGTATAGCCAGGACCCGCTAAGCCGCGAGCTCAATTCAATTGATATCGGATCAGTTGGAATAAGCTCTGGGCGGGGGATGCGGAAGTATGTCCCCAGGCCCATGAGTGGATATGCCATGTAAGGCTGCAACACGCAGCACGGGCAACCAAAACAAAGAATATACCCTTGCATACCCTGTACAGAAAAGAGGGACAGGTGCAGCGAATATGCAGCGAGCGAAATTACGCAAAATTGAATGATCAATAAGACAATGATTGTATGCATTATGGGCGTTTGGgttttcgtttcttttcgtTTCCTTTCAGTTCAAAACTTCCGGCTTCTTCACGTTTTCATGTTTCTTTCAATGGTGTACGATATGATCTACATGAGAATGATATGCCTGGCGTCTATGATCTAGATAAATACTATGCTGTGTACGATTCACTTCATTTATCCGTCTTATTGACCGATTGTATTATCCGAGTCTAGGACGGTTCGAATCCCAGTCCTTGCTACTCACTTAACAGAACACATCTATGTACTTTAATTATCACCATTTTGTACATACCATTCTGATCCTGGGCCTGGGTCTGCCTTGTACTCTGATTTTATCACTTGGTCAATGTCCTAATATCAACCTAGCTAATGATGGTatagtggtagtggtagaGCGAAAACGTGAGAAAGCATGAAACTACCATTAGCATTATTAACATAACGATTGTAGTCGTAGCCTGACGTCTACCTGTATACTATACTGTCAAATAAAAACAACTCAACACGCCATAAACCAAGCCAAGCATGTAAATAAATATACCACCATATTAGAATGCCACATGGCATTAAGCCACTCACACACGTCATGTTTTATATCATGTATGTAcgtgaagagaagaaagagtctGACACCACGCTAATCAAGAGTGAGAAGGGGCGAGGGAAAAATAATAGATCTCGAAGATAACATCCGAACCGCCTTTTAAGTCGGCAACAGAGACGATATATAAAAAggtaagaaaataaatcaCGAGTGATCCGGAATCAACTCGTACCCTCCCTCGGAGGGCAAAGTGTACCCAGCGAAGATCAAAGCCCCCGCTGAGACAACACTTACGCACCAGCTAACGGTGCAATAGATCCACGATTCGTCGAGGCGCCAGCCAACGAAGAAACGCGCTTCGTTGTCGACCAGGTATGCCTGAAAGCGCCCTTGTTAGCTTTTGGCATTTTTTTCCTCTGCCACTCGCTCATTAGAGTTTATAACCTACCACAACTGACATACTGGCCGCTTGAACAACAGCGGCCGAAATAATCAGAATACTCAATATCTTCCACCCAGACTCGCGCAGCGCCTTGTTTCCACCAAGGATAATCAAGTAGGCAACGACGCTCATCCCTTCCAGCACGACCGCAAACGACATCATGAAGCCGACGGTGCGCCACATAGAGCAGAAGTGCCGGTCTTCTGCGACGCAGTCTGAGCGCTTCGGGAAGCTCTCGCATGTATCGGTGAGGGAGGAACAGCGCCGGTGGAGGCCATAGGAGTAGTGGTATGTTGGCTGTGAGGGTGCTTAGTTCGACTGCAGGCGATGCGACCGCAGCTGGGTGAGTGGATGTACCTTTTCACTGTGGTAGCTGACCCAGTTGGGGACGATTATGGATGCTATTGAGAGGCCAAATGCTGCAATGGGGTGGATGCTGTTAGCGTATACTGCATGCGCTCAGACATGGAGGGGAAAGGAAGGGCGGGAGTACGTACCGGCTAGGAAGACAATGAGAGATGCAGTATAGACGATTGTCTTGGTGAGGAAGCCGGTATAGTTCCGGTCCTCACCGCGTGGGATTAGATGGAAGTCCATTTGGAGGGGTGCGTTgctgtcgaggtcgatggcGAGAGTCGACGGTGACGCAGGCAGCCGTTTGATACCGATGTATATACCCCAGAGAAAGAAGCGGTGGGGAGGTGGAGAAGGGGTGGGGAGATGAATATAACAAAAAACAGAGAGCACAGACAAACAGGACAGAGAGTTCACGGGGATGCAAGGGAGAGATGCGAAGCCAGGAATGAagatgggagatggaggagcgagaggaGCGGGCGGGATACCTGGAAGGGagcagccagcagcagcacagaCGCAGTGGCTGCACCTGATCGCATCAATATTGCAGAGGGAATTTGTACCACCACTGGAGCTTCGGGTTATTCAAGCttcccatctcctcatctgGCCTTGAAGCCAGGCTAATGTCGCCAATGATGATCAATCCTGTTTTGCCCGCTTTGCCTGCCTTGCTCGACTTTCCCAGCCAATAAccgctgctgccgctggTGATCAGACGAGGCTTTGCGATGACAGTAAACGGCGCAACTTGCCTGTCTCGATGATGAAGGGGATACTGTCGGCCTGTCACTGTCTCGGCTAGTGGGTCTTTTGGGCATTAATTTCGCCATTATGGGCATGGTGGTTGTTTCAAGTTTATTTCTCGGAATAGCTTCACTCCAGCTGCAAACATCGCTGACGTCATCATCTATCTAGGTCACTACGTATTAGTTACTCAGGGTAcgaaaaaagcaaagaagagtTAGAAAACGAGTAGATTCGTCTAAATCCCTGTAAATGTAGAAACATGAACCCGCCGTGTCTCAGCCCTTCATGAACGTCAAAGAAGTGAACAAATGCAAACATGCAAACAGAACTAGTAGTCTACACTGTGCCGACGTTGTCAACGAGACATGGCATCAAGGCGGGTGGCTTGGGGAATAGAATACAAAACGGAAAAGAATATATGCCCGTCATCAGAGATAGAGAGAATTAAATGGGTAAAAAAACCCGTCATGCAGCCGTTACGCAACCTAGCGCCCTCGTTATGATGATTCCCCTTGACTCCGCTGGATCATCGCGCGGAAGTCGTCATTGCTCTTCTGGCCCTTGTTTTCCTCGCCTGAGGCGTTCGTCGCAGTCATCGTTGTTGCTGTCGTTGTGGTCGTGGTACTCGTTTGCTGGGCCGTTCCGCGCTTCACCCCCAGATGCCCGCGTTTCCCACTCCGCCCTCCCGGCTGCGGCGGTCGCTTGATGGGCGCCGTCGGCGCAAGGAATGTGGCTTTGGACTTCTCCTTTGGCTTCACACCCTGGCCATACCgttgcttcttctccgcagaCTGCTTCAGCATGTCGCCCACCGTTCCAATATGTAGTTTCCGACCTGGCGAGATCTCCTGTCCCTCGAGTTCAAGTGCCGCTTTACCCGTTTGGCTGACATCGGCGAATTCAACAATCGCTCCTTGATGGTCCGGCCGCAATATAATTTTGACCAGTTTACCATATGGTTCAATAAGCGCCCGAATCCGGGCATCGTTCACCGTATCGGGGACGTTCATCAAGCCCAGCGTACGGTCCCTTCGCTCACCCGTGGGCTCTTCTAATTCCGGTAGTGCTGTACCGTTAGTCTCCGGCGCAGGAGACTGTGACCCAGCCACCCGAGAGACAACAGTGGTAGCGGTGCGTTTGGCCCCATTAGGGGCGGACAACTTAACGTGAAGCGGGCGGGATCGAAACTCGACTTCATTCATGGCGAGTGCTGCAGTTGCTTCTTCCTTGGAACTGAATACAACATAACCAAACCCCTTACTGCCCCCATCAACCTTTCTGGGCATGCGAGCCAACTCCACGCTGCCGAATTTGGAGAATAGTTCTTTGAGATCATTCTCATTGGCCTTCCAATCAATGTTGGACACGTGAATCTCTCGTCCTTCGTGCATCGGACCATGGCGATCTTGCTTGCGTGAAGGGTCCGAGATTTTAACCACGAGGTTGAGGCCATTGCTCACGGTTGACCCGTCCAATTCTGTGGCGTGGTGGGCGGCCACGGAAGCTTTGAACTGTAGGTAACAGAACCGCCGATGCGTGTTGTATTTGAGAGATGGAAACCGTATGTCGATAATTTCACCATACTATAGAACGTTAATTAAAAGCAACCGAATGAAACATTACGGTTTCGACATACCTTGCTGAACATGTGTCGAATGTAGTTCTCATCGGCCGTCGGCGGGAAGTTGGTGACAAACAAGGTCGTCTCAGAGCCAAAAGAAACTTGAATAATGTTGCCATCAAGGGTCTTCTGATCGCGAGTCTGCGCAGCCTCGGCGTCTTCTCGCGAATTAAATTCGATCATGGCTACTTCGGTGTTACCATCTTCTCCGGGAAGCATCTTAACACCGTTGATCGTACCGCACTATCCAAGTTAGTCAAAATGTATTTATTCAGCAGGGGAGGAACCTCTTACATCACGGAAAAACTGTCGCACCTTGTGCTCTGAGACATTCTGAGGCAAGTTCTTGACAACAACCGTAGAATTCTCACGATCACGCTGGAGTGCTACCGGTTCTGCTTCAACATCTGGTGTTGTCTCTGCTCGTGCTTTTTTGGCAGGGAGGCCATTCACAGCCGATTCATCCTCACgtttcctcttctccgcctGCGAAGCCTCTAATGTTGGTTGaaccgctgctgcttcggcAGCCTGTTGAGCCTGTAAAGCGGCAGCTTCTCGAGCCTCCCGCTCCCGGCGGGTGGCGATGGCTCTCGTAGCCTTCCGGGTTTCCAGAACGGCGAGCTGTAGTTCCTCCGAGTCCTCGTAGTCTTCGCAGTGCGCGACATAGGTCTGCATGATCTTTTCCGGCCAGTCAAGATCCGTCCGCTTGATGGCTTGCTTCAACACAGCTGTGGCAAAGCTGGGATTCGGGGTTCGACGCGCGGCATCAACCGTTGCTTCACCCTGGACAAATTTGCTCCAAGAAACCAGCTCCCAGTGATAGTATGTCAGCCAGAATTCGTAACTGTTGCCACGGCGTCCGACGAGGCCCTTGAAGGTTTCTCGTGCACTATCCCAGCTGCCACTTTCACTCAGGTAACGTATGTAGATACGCTCGAGACGGAAGAGTGGGTCGCCTTCATAAGAGCGACCATATTTCTTCTCTCCAAGCTCCTGGACGCTCTCAATTGCCGAACGGATTCCCACTTCAGCTACGTCCAGATCTTCGTCAGTAGCCTCGGACAAGAAAGCACGCCGGCGAAGGTAGCTGCACCACGCTGTGTGCACCTTCAGCACCTCTTCCATGCCCCCAACATCGAGTAAGCCTGTACTTGTTGCCTTGTGCTTTATATCTGCGATCTTCGTAAACGATTGTCCTTCTCGTTCGGAGCTGAGCAAATACTGCGACCACAAAGTACCGGACCCAGGGCAATGTCGGGTTGCTCGGTCAAGCGCAGAGATTGTTGTTGTATGCACATTCCCATGCATTGATTCATCGATGAGGAACATAATGTAGTCCTCCCACACCGTAGCATTGGTTTGGAACCGCAAAACCGCGCGTTGGTAGATCGCGTTGATAAGTTCAAAATTTGCACTGCGTCTTCGTCGGGTGCCTTGAAGTTCCCATTCAATGTATTCAGCAAATGCCATCCACTCCTCATCACGGTCGCCAGAGTCGGTCGCGTTGCGAAGACGAATCTCAAACTCCTCGCGGGCCGCATACTGTTCCTTAACCGGAGTGGCATACTGTGTTACCGTCTCCGACATAATATTTTCATAGTTTGTGTTGTAGTAGGTGGAAATAAAACTGGAGAACGCCTGGAATGTCTGATCCCATGTCGCGTGAGGCGTCTGCAATCGAATGTCAAACAGTTCTCGTACTCGTGCGATTTTGTCCTGGGAGGGGTTGCGAGACACGTCGCGAACCTGAAATTCTAACAGTCGATCCCATACGGTATTACTGTCATGAATTCTCCACCTCGTTGCTTCAGCACCCCTCTGCCATGTGTCGAGGACACTCTGCCAGGTAAAGACTTCTCGGCCCACCAGCTTATCTTGCTCCGACCAGTGGCTTTGGGTCGAATCACCGTGTGCAGCGTTGTATAGGTATAGCACCCACTCGCCATATATATTCCAGAGCTTGGTGCTACCgtattcttcttcaatcGATCTTTGGCAAAGATTCATCACATCGATGCGTTCGTTCACTGAAGAAGCCAGCATACTCTCATCTTGAATCCACTCAGCCCAAAGATCCTCGCCCATGGCAAAAAGcttgtccatctcctcgCGGGCAGTTCTCATGTCCTTGAGTAGATCGTAATCTCGAGGCTCGCCATGAATCTCCGGGTTATTCGGCGGGTAGACGTGATTCACAAATCCATCGTGTAGCAAGCGGATAAAATTCACATGTGCCTCGTAAGACTGTGGATTTACGTGAATACGGGCGAATAATTCGGTCGCCATCCGTCGAGCGtcggggaggagggatgaGGCGGCGTAGTTTCTCCGGGCGCTCTCTCTGGGGCCGTCTGACATGGCGATATCAAAGGACGAGCGTGGAGTAGGGGTGTTGTGGGAAATCTGGTTAACATTCGGAAACATTGTTGACGGCGAGAGCTGACTCTCGTAAGATTCGGGTCGTAGGATGGCGGCATTCGGCCGCGGTGGTTGGTGATGTTGCATAGATGCGAGGTCGGCAAGAGTGTCCATGCCCGGAGTTGATGGTTGCCGCGAGTTCTGCAGGTCGGCAGCTGGCGGTGtccctcctccgcttccacctcctcccacgTTAGGTCCAACAGCGGGACTCATCGACGAAGGCGGCGAGGGTTCAGGTACGTTGGTTGGAGGGGCGTAGACTTGTTGCGCAAGTGGCGACGATGCGATAGGGGTTCGGTTCGCAGCGGTGCGACTCTTCCGTAGGGGCTTGTGCGCTGGCCCGGGCGCAGGAGCGGAGGTATTGCCAGAAGAGCTCGTGGTAGGCGTTGAGCGCCCAGAATTTGAGTTCGCGTCCTGCGGCGAAAGGAGAGAATTGATGTCCATCATCGAATCGGTTTTATCGAAGATAGCGATGGACCACGTCAGGGAAGGGCGCAAAGAGCTGGCAGCAAGGTGCTGACGTAAGGGAGGGTGTAAAAACaagggaagaaaagaaatagatTCTTCAAAGAACAGTCCACAGTTTCCTCATCAACGAGTCCATTCCTGCCCCAGTTCCAGGCTGTCCAGCTCCACGACGGGTGGGCGTTGTCCCTCTTTGCTTGAACGGAGAAGTCTCAGGCCACGGGCAGGATGCGCGAGAAGAAAGGCGATGACAAAAGAGcggggaggaaagaagagaaaataacACCGGAGAAGGCGTCTCACAAGCTATGCTCCTCTCTTTCCCTAGGCTGATGCAAAATCGGGAGAGCTCGACGGAATCGCTCGTGCGGGAGACAAGGTGAAGCACCGGAGGCACGACGATGCAGATGGCGAGTCGAGACAGGGAGGGGCCAGCGAACAAGCTAGAGAACGCGCTCTAGCGAGAGCAGAAGCAGTCCTAGGAAAGCAGAGCAGTCAGCGGGCAGGTGGGAGGTCGCGTGGGGAGGGCGGCGACGTACAGAGAGtgctggggagagagagggaaaagaCGAGAGAAGTTCGAAGGGCCGACGAAGGATGAGAGAACCTGAACCAGTGGATCGACGACGCTggtggagatggacgagAGACGAAAGAGAGAGCTCGGCACAGGAAACGGACCACGACtcgagatgaggatgatagTCTGGCGTGTTTCCCGTTCGGTGGCCACAACACGTTTCCCACTCTGGAGTGCTCGTCCTTGTAGTTTCAGGCTGTCGCTTCGTATCTCTTTGATGCGCCAGCCGAGGATCTGACGATGCGTCGTCCTCAAttacggagtacgtactTGCTGCAAATTCTGCTTCACTACGTCATATCTCTGCGGCAGAGTAGCGACATTGCCAATAATTACTCCTTTCTGCGGCCTACACTAGCGCTGAGCTCTGGGCCCTGCGAGAGCAGAAACCGAAGACAAGCGCACGGACTGAGTCTCCCAAGCCCTGCCACCGTGATGGAGCATCGTGCTCTGCACTGCCATATCTGGTCCACATTACCGTACACGGATGGAGCCCTGCCTGGGATTCAGGCTATTACAGTACTATCTACCGACTCGAGTAGTTCTTCCGAGCAGTTCTCCCGGGCGCCCGCCCTGTCGTATCGCGCAAGGCGTATATTGTATCATAAGTGTGGGCAGAGCTTAAGCATCGCGAAAGCATAATTCCCAATCGGGTTGACGTGGCTCGCAGCTGGACGAGCCCATGAGGTAATCTAAGCGAGGAAAACATACGGGGTGCTTCGGGCGCTTCTCCGGATCAAATGTAGGGCCCTGGCCGGTGATTCATTAAAACAGACAATAATCAAGAATCAAGCGATTaaagatgaagaaagcaagagtTGATtgggacgaggatgacggaGTACatttggtgttgatggttTTCATGCCCCAGGCAGGAATTAGACAAAAACTACGGCAGACCGGAAACACCAACTGCGCACCGCCAACACTCAACTTTTTTCCTGTTGATCCCGTAGCAGACTACAGCCGGTCGTCCAGTTGTTTGTTCCCCCATGGCTACGATGGGCGCTCTACATCCCTACGGGCAAATGATACGGTCAGGTAAGTCTGCTTCAATGTTCTGACAAGATTTCCACCCGAATTGGTCTTAACACACTCTTCAGCCCGGACCGGCATCACCTACATCCCTCGCCGCACCCTCACATGCACACCAATCCGTCGAGCCGAAGAGAACAACGACGCCCCCAATAACAAGCCAGAGACAAATTCTAAGCCCTCTGCTCTCTCCTCGATCAAGAACTTCATTTTTGGTGGAAAGTCCGACGCCGCGAAGCCTACCGTCCGCAGACAGGCTGCCCCCCTCAAGCGAGAAGGTAGCCTGAGCGCCGATTCGATTTtcgccgaggatgaagctgctcCCAAGCTGATGGCCTCTGGCCGAACGCCAGCTGGGCGCAAGCAGGAAGGCCCAGCTGCGGAGCCAGGCGAGACCGAGCCGCAGACATCGGTAGAGGCAAGGAACAGAGCGAACATGCAGGCAGTGCTGGATCCGCGCCCGAAGGCGCGTATTCGGTGGGAGCGTAAGATGGTTGTCCGCGAGCTACGTGGCCGCGGCCGTCTATCGAAGGCAGAGCAGATCATGCGTACGGAGCGTGAGTCGCTGTCCAAGTCACATTGGTTCAAGACCTCGATCAAGAAATTGGGCCCTCTGGCTCGCCAGATTGCTGGGAAGAATATCGACGAGGCCATTGTCCAAATGCAGttcagcaagaagaaggccgcaAAGGATGTCCTGGAGCACCTTAAGCATGCGAAGAACGTTGCCGTTGTCCGCTCGGGTATGGGGCTAGGTGCTGTTCAAGCTGGCGAGGAAGCACAGCCATCGAAGCCTATTAAGATCACCCTCAAAGACGGCGAGCGCAAGGTAATCACCGACCCTACATCCATCTACATCTCCCAGGCGTGGGTGAATCGCGGGCCATACGGCATCGACTACGACCACCGGGCAAGGGGACAGATCAACATGCTCCGCCCACCATACACGTCTCTATCGGTTgtgttgaaggaggaaaagacaCGAATCCGTGAATGGGAGGACCGCGAGGCCAGGGAACTGCGCAAGCGCAAGGCTAGGCTCTGGACACAGCTGCCTGACCGTCCGATCACGCAGCAGAACCAGTACTACAGCTGGTGATTTCCGCCATGTTTGTCTGTTCATTCGAGCCATGGTTCAAGTTATACTACCCTAGTATTCCTCTGGCGTTTTGTATTATTTACATCTTTGGGAGCACTCCGCCTGGGCCGGATCAgcatctttttctttttcactgGCATTTTACCCACACAATTGTCCAGAGCTCACCTATGTACACTACGAAATATAAACTACATAACCAAGTTCTTCTCTAGGTCTAAGTCTAACATCTAACATGCCTCGCCCGGACACTTTGGCCTCGGAAACCAGGGCTCAATCACCCTCGCTGGCGCTTCACCACTCCTTCTTTCTGCCTTGATAAGCACAGGAATCACACCACCGGTCTCCAACGTAAATTTCCTATGCCCGACAACACTTAAAATACTCATAATCGCACCAGAATGCGCCGTCAGCGATAACACGCTATTCCCATCGTGCGCGAAGATAtcgcccagcagctcatAAAACCGCGCGTCCCGCGCAGAATCACACTCCCGCAAATCAGCCTTGTGCAACAGGTCTTCCTCACTGAACCCCGGCTCGAATATATAAGATGGGTAAGCAGCCTGAATGGCGGACTTGGGTGAGCGTGCGTCGCAGGTGTGTAGCCCGAGAGTTTCGCGGAGGAGCTAGATGTTTAGTTTCAATGTTAGCCAGATATTCTGTCACATAGCCATAGAATCATGAGTTGAGGAATGAAAGGTCGCAGTCATACCTCCTTAACAAGAGGCCGAAAGGGCTCCGTTCCAGGTAGCTTGGTTCCATCGAATGTAACCTTCGCGGTCTCGCAACACCGCATCAGCGGACTCACGTAGTAagactgcggtggtggaaacCCCTGCGCGATCTGTGTCTTCCATGCCCCGTTTGCTATGCGCGCTTGTTCGATTCCGAGTTCTGTGAGTTGGGCGTCGAACCAGCTGCCGTGTTCGTCGCCGTTTAGGAGGGAGTAGCGGCACTTTGCAATAGCCATGCCATGCATTAGTCCGGTGTTCACatggtaggtaggtaggtagagCTGCTACGTACATCCCACATCGCAGTACCGTATCGCGACTCCGCGACATTATGTACGCCCTGCCCGTGGCggcccaggatgaggagtTTGTATGTTAACTCACCCGGCGAAGCACGGTTTAGCTGAGCGATGTATGATTCCAGACGCTGCCATtgtgtttttgtttttgaaGTTGTTTCGCTTTCGGATTCATTTACGGGGTCGGAGGGGTAAGAGCGGTCAATGAGGCCGAAGTTGGAGGATACCTAGAAGTCGTTTCCGCCAGGTTAGATTATTGTattctctctctatctcgGTACGGTCTTGGTGAGGGGCTGTGGGCGGCTTACATAGTCGAATGTGTCGGAGTCGGTGGTGGGGTCGCCCTGGAGGAATATGCCGGGGACCGCTGAgaagtggaagtggaagcTGGAAGGCAGGTCTGTGGTTGAGTTTGGGTTTGCCATGTTGTGGGAGCGGGGAGTGCCTGGTGAGTGCGGGGAGTTGACTTGGGCAGTACGTAACTGAGGTATAAATTGAAATCTAGAATTTTGTCTGATGTTCAAGGGTCCAGAATCTCAGTGAGTCATTAGACTAACTAGAGAAGGACTTTGTCCGGAAGATCGTGGTTCTTTGCTTACTCCGGAGTACCGTAGCGGGCCTAGCGGAGTTTCAACACGAGCTTTACGAGGTCGAAATCTTGTGTACAAACGACGAGCGTAGAATTA
This genomic interval from Aspergillus puulaauensis MK2 DNA, chromosome 7, nearly complete sequence contains the following:
- the MRPL22 gene encoding mitochondrial 54S ribosomal protein uL22m (BUSCO:EOG09264LC7;~COG:J;~EggNog:ENOG410PNW5;~InterPro:IPR036394,IPR001063,IPR005727;~PFAM:PF00237;~go_component: GO:0005840 - ribosome [Evidence IEA];~go_component: GO:0015934 - large ribosomal subunit [Evidence IEA];~go_function: GO:0003735 - structural constituent of ribosome [Evidence IEA];~go_process: GO:0006412 - translation [Evidence IEA]), with amino-acid sequence MATMGALHPYGQMIRSARTGITYIPRRTLTCTPIRRAEENNDAPNNKPETNSKPSALSSIKNFIFGGKSDAAKPTVRRQAAPLKREGSLSADSIFAEDEAAPKLMASGRTPAGRKQEGPAAEPGETEPQTSVEARNRANMQAVLDPRPKARIRWERKMVVRELRGRGRLSKAEQIMRTERESLSKSHWFKTSIKKLGPLARQIAGKNIDEAIVQMQFSKKKAAKDVLEHLKHAKNVAVVRSGMGLGAVQAGEEAQPSKPIKITLKDGERKVITDPTSIYISQAWVNRGPYGIDYDHRARGQINMLRPPYTSLSVVLKEEKTRIREWEDREARELRKRKARLWTQLPDRPITQQNQYYSW
- a CDS encoding histidine phosphatase family protein (COG:G;~EggNog:ENOG410PKMG;~InterPro:IPR013078,IPR029033;~PFAM:PF00300) is translated as MANPNSTTDLPSSFHFHFSAVPGIFLQGDPTTDSDTFDYVSSNFGLIDRSYPSDPVNESESETTSKTKTQWQRLESYIAQLNRASPGELTYKLLILGRHGQGVHNVAESRYGTAMWDCRYSLLNGDEHGSWFDAQLTELGIEQARIANGAWKTQIAQGFPPPQSYYVSPLMRCCETAKVTFDGTKLPGTEPFRPLVKELLRETLGLHTCDARSPKSAIQAAYPSYIFEPGFSEEDLLHKADLRECDSARDARFYELLGDIFAHDGNSVLSLTAHSGAIMSILSVVGHRKFTLETGGVIPVLIKAERRSGEAPARVIEPWFPRPKCPGEAC